taatacaacagtcatgtatgatattctaatagaacagtcacaagttgcaCTGTagttagctgtgctacaacaaaaactaaacaaactagtatttttaaaaatttagaGCCATAAAACAAGGCCAATGTAAACACTTCCCAGGATGGCCAAAGCTACAAGCACTACAGTGAAAGTTAAGCCATACAATCAACTAAGTCACCTGCCACCACTCCTAGTACTAAGATGGAATCAATGTATAAATCAATGCTGGAGCCACATTAGGGGCATATTTTAGGGGATGTCCTGGGGTTTCAGAAACCCCCTCAGAAAATTAGGATACACCAGACTATCTTacacaacaaacaaaataaATGGAAACAATAGCTATAGTGAGCAATAGGAAACGTGTATGGAATCCTCAAGAGAGGCCTTTAGGCCAcgtaaacttaattattagtttctcatcctcctgtactcaaaataacAGTGCGggagggtggatttttattttatttttcactaactagatagctgaattgcTAGCTGAAATGACTCAACGCAATCTGTTTTCTGTAACacgctacaaattttgaatgctagagtTCCTCTTTTCGCAAAGGGGCGGCCACACCAGACTATCTAaaaactgctctaatagaacatcagaACAGAAAGAAAAAGAAAGCATTTTAAAACTTGAAGTTGAGGCTGTGCACCAAGTAGCAAATCTTGAAACCACTTTGGAAAAATCCTTGATACGCCCCTGCACGTGACCCTCAGCTACGTGCTCCTGCAATAGGCAGCATGGACAGCCCTGATGTGACCTACAGCTACTCATCCCATAGATAGTAAAGGGCGCGAGTATCTATGCTCATCCTAAGTTAACTTTCTCGTGGTTGGTGCACTTACCGTTACTGGCTAACATGTCAATAGTATCCCACCAACTACGCGTAGTTATCAAATGGTGAATACAATCTATCGCTTCATTGAATTCCAGCTCAGTTTTTCCTAACAGTTCTTGCCTGTATTTCCTTGCAACTTCTCCACCGAAGTGTTGAAACTCTCTTTCGTCTTGCTCCCACAGTAGCGGTAGTAGCTGGAGTAACACGGACCTGTTCTGCAGCTGGGCTTTGTACTCATCTAATACCAGTTTGTCTGCGCCAACTCGCAATGGCTTTTTTAGTCCAAAGAAAATAAATTTGTTCCTCATATATTTTGTCATCCACTGCCTGTCTACAACGGTTTGTGGACTTGCCTTTTGCGTGTCAACGTAGCTCTTCCTGAGAGAGCGTACAATCGATTCAGCTTTCATATCAGGAGCCCTGATAATTGAATATCGTTAAATCTGAACTTATTTCACCCATGGATGTGCACTACATAGAATCATAAAATAAATTGAATTCGCAAATTATTCACAGTTGTAGGTGTACAGAAAATTGTTCTATAAACAGTAGAGGCCCTAAATCTTTACTAGCGTCCTACAATAGCGAACGATCACTTCTTCTTTCCTCCACCAGCTTTCTGTGCTGACTTGGTCACTTTACCACTCTTAGCTTCTTGTTTCTCAACTTCCTTGATAACACCAACAGCAACTGTCTGCTTCATGTCACGGACAGCAAAACGGCCAAGTGGTGGGTAGCTAGAGAAGGCCTCGACACACATTGGTTTAGAAGGTACAAGAACTACAATGGCAGCATCTCCACTTTTAACAAATTTGGGATTGTCCTCAAGCTTCTTGCCAGAACGACGATCACATTTTTCCTTGATTTCTGCAAACTTGCAAGCAATGTGAGCAGTGTGGCAATCCAAAACTGGTGCATATCCATTTGAGATTTGGCCAGGATGATTTAGAATGATAACCTGTTTAAAGTATACAAGGATACAATGCATCAAGTGAGTTGTCAACTTTACCTGTGCAGTGAAGTTCTTGGCTTCCAGGGGAGGATCATTCTTTGAATCTCCAGCAACCATGCCACGACGGATTTCCTTGACAGAGACGTTCTTAACGTTGAAACCAACATTGTCACCAGGCAGAGCCTAAATGTAAAGGCTGTAAACATCATACATCAACACCACTTGACCAACCTCTGTCAAAGCTTCGTGATGCATTTCAACTGATTTTACTTCAGTAGTGATCGCAGCAGGTGATATCGTGACCACCATGCCTGGCTTCAATATTCCTGTCTCAACCCTTCCTACCGGTACAGTACCGATACCTACACAAAAACATGTGATCCATGGAGTTATGACGACGTTTGGCTAACCTCCTATCTTGTAGACATCTTGGAGTGGTAATCTTAGAGGTTTGTCTGTGGGTCTTTGCGGTGGCAAAATTGAATCCAAAGCATTGAACAAAGTCTTTCCACTTGCATTGCCTTCTTTACGCTCAACGGCCCATCCCTTGAACCACTTCATCTACAAAATttcaaatatatatatgtataacaaaatatttgataGCATACAATTTGTCAGTCATACCTTGTCACTTTCCTCCAACATGTTGTCTCCATGCCAACCAGATATGGGCACAAATGCAACAGCTTTAGGGTTATACCCGATCTTCTTGATGTACGTGGACACTTCTTTAACAATTTCATTGTAACGAGCCTCGCTGTATGGTGGCTCAGTGCTGTCCATCTTGTTGATTCCAACAATCAGTTGCTTCACCCCAAGGGTGTAGGCCAGCAAGGCATGTTCACGAGTCTGTCCATTTTTCGATATACCAGCTTCAAATTCGCCAACACCAGCAGCAACAATCAATACTGCACAGTCAGCCTGTAGTTAAGGAAGTGTTAATAAGGTCAAAGTGACATAAAAGGTCATCTCACCTGTGATGTTCCTGTGATCATGTTTTTGATAAAATCTCTGTGGCCAGGTGCATCAATAACAGTGATGTAGTACTTAACTGTCTCAAACTTCCAGAGAGCGATATCAATGGTGATACCTCTTTCTCGTTCTGCTTTTAACTTATCCAACACCCAGGCATACTTGAAAGAGCCTTTGCCCATCTAAAAACAGACAAACCTCATCCACAACTAGTTTATAACAGGTCTGCAATACCTCTTGGGCCTCTTTCTCAAACTTCTCGATGGCTCGTTTGTCGATTCCACCACATTTGTAAATCAAGTGTCCGGTGGTTGTTGATTTACCGGAGTCAACGTGCCCAATGACGACGATGTTGATGTGAATTTTTTCCTTCCCCATTACTGCTGAGTTTAGTCAATCACTAGAAAGATGATCGTAGCTGTAACAACAACGAAACAAGGGACTTAAGGTAAAGCACGTGGTTACACCACGGTCCACGTTGCAAACACAACCTATcaactacaaaacaacacaacattGAAAAGAACACAGTTTACAATACAAAAGTACAAGTTTAGAAGAAACAAATCCACCGATAAACCCGATTCAGAAGGATTAAAATCACACAAGAAATTCACTCACCTAACTCGTGAGCCCGCGACAATAAAAGAGGATGACCAAACCACAGTATTTCGTCATAAGACTAAAATTTCACGTGATAGGCACCCTTATAAGGACTTGTTTGATAGTCGTTAAAATTTTTGTCGAGTCGATATTTTTTGATATCTTTATTGCTCTTGATAGGCCCTATCAGAAGAATAAAAGTCAACTACGTCATGATTACGTCATCCTGTCATAGGAGAACAAGTCCGGAGTTTGACTGTCATAGCAACAAAAACGCTAATAACAAATTTAAATGGCGATTTTTGTTCCCCGTTAATGTCGGCTACGATCCCGTGTTTAATGGAAGTGTCACACATGTCGCAGCTTCAAGAGCTCAAAAAAGCGAAGAAGATTTATCTCTATAAAAATGGAGCAGGCCAGGACGTGGCAAAGATGATGGTGATTAATGATAGAGTTGTGAAGGATTTCCCCGCCCTATTAAGCTACGCTACGACTGGTCTGAAGGCACCAGTCGCCATAAGGAATCTCTACACACCACAAAATGGCCACAGAATTGGAACTTTGGATGATATTCAACCAGGACAAGTCTATGTTGCAGCTGGACAAGAAAGATTTAAGAAAATAAGGTCAGCTGGATTTTAAACTCGTAGCACAACAAAGTTTAATGCTTATTTCAGATACGGTGCTCCAAGGTTGCTACCACGAAGAAGAGGAAACTTGGTACGTTGACTTTATAACACAGTGCGTCAAAAACTGGACCTTGTTTCTATGACAGGTACCTGCTAGAACAGACCAAGCAGTTGTGGCATCAGCAAGGTATAAGAAACCCACACTAAAACCATTCCATATCCAGTATGTTATTGTATGTATTGGTGAATTGATCTTATAATTAAATTTATTGCAGTGTATTTCGTAATGGTGATGAGAAATTTCAAGGAGTGAAAATCCTGTTGACAACACGCACCTTGTACTCTATGGATCATGTAAGGAAATTTATTAGAATGTATAATAGCTAATGACACTCTGCGTAGGTGTTAGAGCTAGTAATGGAAAAGGCTGAACTGTTCACTCCAGCGTCAAGGCTTTGTAACATGGATGGCAGGCCAGTTAAGAGTTTGTCAGAGCTGGAGAATGGCAAGCACTATGTGGCTATTGAGGGAAACAAGTGAGTATCGTGTCAACACCAATTTGTAGCAATTAAGGTTAATTGTAGGCAACTACAGTTAATTTTACAGGTGTTATTTTCCCTAGGCCTTTCAAAAGAGTAAAGTACTGTGTGTTTGACACTATCCCAGAATCAAAGAAGTAAGTTGTTCACATTACATTGTATGTCCTCTAGCATAATTACTTTATGTGCTGAGTGGGTTGTCCCATTACGAGCCTTATCCACTATTACAGCACAACATAAATATGGTGGCAGTAGTGGGGGTACTTTGTACAGAGAAGTATTGGGAGAGGTATGTAGCAGGCATATATACTTACTTCAGTACAAATGAGCATATTTGCATATATCATTTGCCAATTTCATACCGCCACAATATGTTTACATTATAATATAATGGCTCCAGTTTGCATGAACAAGTCACTTACACCCCATTCACACTGTCCCGGGTTTCTTTCAACTAAAGCACTTGTTCACGCTACTACTGTTCATAGTGATTGCATGCGCCAAATAATAGTGAGTTAAAACGTGCACAATGTATAATATGCCATTTATTGttataaaaactactgaaaatTGTTGCAACGATACGAAGACTAAGCTTACAGTCGCTGTATTATAGCCAGCGGGTACTAATGTCAGTATAACAATGCTGTTTGGAGTCATGGCGTATCTTGCAGTatgtcacacatgcttgtaggCTGGTCACTTTTAAAGTGTAGAATATACTCgctgtgtggccaacagaagCAAATTTTTGTTGTCAACCTGAGTTTGACCGTGTTTGCACTGCCAGGCCAACCCATACCAGCCCACCTCACTTTGTCATGCCGTGCTGGGCACAGTTTGGGATGGCTCAATTGATTCACACTGCAATTTATTTTGAGCCATGCCATGCAGTACCTGGTTCAGAAGGTAGTGTGAATGGGGGTGTATGAATGGTCGGTTTGGTTACTGTgtaatccccccccccccccccccccccatataATCATTAACACGATATACTCATAGCATTTTAACTTGACCTGATCAATGCACAACACATAGAAATGGGTACATATTAGGGTATTATGTAAGTAAGAGTACAccgcataatattatgaactgaGATCCATACAAATTATGACCGCTTGATATAAGTGTGTTGCAAAATACTTGGCCAGGGGTCAACACTTGTTATGGtaatgtgtacatgcatgttagCAAATGGTTTAATTGTAAATCATGTTGCATAAATATAGAGTTTATAATTATGAGCTCTCCAATGACCCGACCCTTTAATACCTCACCTAGGAGCCCTGCCTCCAAACATTGTTTTTACATAATACATCTTTGAATTTGGTAGAGGTTTGTGTGGAGTTGTATTTGACACACACTGACCCCTATTATTCCTAACAATTGGACAGTTATTAAATGCTTAGTTCTCTCTAcgtatgtgaccgaattttggaaaaccgtcgatatacgcacaacagtacttttgtaataaaacgcatttaaaaactataggtaaaaaatgcaagctccagaaaaaaaattacgcaagtttttatcgcctcactggtaggcgaattaagccgccaatggataaatcctgggcatcatcgtgttcgcctgtccatagggagtacaaaaatctttgtttcatctccatacacgaaaagattccaaagttacagacgtttgtttacgttgcggtgacgaaagaatttaccgacaatcgtttttcagtgaatttgccttccttttcgaacaaagaagcatgcctggggaaaaaactataccttggtggatgcacaaattcatggcgaacacaatgagccacgATTCAATTCTGtacgtcgttgtatcagtaagttatgatggtttatgtaagcgcctgtagatacttttctcgatagcttctgtacatatcaaattatttgctcgtccggttgtctagtgctgtatttccaacgctgcttaacttaggaagctgaaacttggctagtccattcctctgtccctgtagaaaacaaagaacaaataaaatgcattttgaaaattgtgcagatatcgacggttttctaaaattaggtcacatatgtcaATCAAGATGTGTACAGTGCTGTTTTTTTGCTATTACATCAGATTAGGAACCAGTGGTCCAATAGCAGGTAAAACGAGACTATCTACTGGTGGGGGTTATCTCATACCTCATCCACCACTCACTAAGGTATGGGTTATGATGGTAATGTTGACATAGTTACATGTGGTATATTGGCAGCCTGCAGTGAGGAAATTTAGCAGACATGAAAGACCAATGGGTGGTAGGAAAGACAAAGAGAAGAGAGAAAAGGCACTGGAAGACCAAAGAGCAGTAAGATATTAATTCAGTCATTTGTAATAGTCAAAAGTGGTATTTTCAGGATTCAGTTATTGGTGCAACGATAATTCAAAAAAACAGAATACGAACAAAGCCAACACCTCTTTCAACATCATCGCAGCCACTGCACAATCGCAAATTAGAAACTGATGGTTCACACCATACAAGTACACTGCCACAGAGCACGATAGCAGAGAACACTACAGTACCTGACAGTAGCCCAGTAGCAGAGAGCACATTGCTGCAGTCTACAGCTGACAGCAGTGAAGTACATATGGGCACATCCCCTGTAACATCTACACACCAAACAATGTTTCATGCATCAGAAAAGAATAATGAGAGTCCTACCAAAGCTTTTGAGGAAGAGCCAAGTATGTGAATTCTGTTAATGGCTAATCACCTTGTTATATTTTATTGTCAAATCAGCAAATGGAGTCTTCAAATCAAAACTAGAGATACACAATGCTGAAGGTGTACATGAAGCACAAGGTACAGTGTATGTCATAGTTATTTGATTTAGTTGATTTCATAAATGTCAGATATTGAGGTGGAGCAACCGATAGATCATGAACAAGCACAAGAGGTAGAGGAACCATCACAAACAGATGCAGCCACTGTGGAGAGCAGTAACAAAGTTGTGTCAACCCATGGGACACCTGTCACCACAGCTCAACAACAATCTCCTCTTAAATCAGACTCTGGACAGTTATCCCCACCTAAACGATCAAATCCCCATTCTCGTTCTGGTAACAATTCAAAACTCAGTTCCAAGTCTGGTGATAGTTTGGAAGCAGGTCATAACTCTCCCACAAAAAGTAATCAACCTAGTAGAACTGGTCATGTGGACTCTAAGAGAAGTAAAGAGCGGACACCAATAAGCAGAACATCACACCATGAAGATACATAAATAAATACAGTCATTTTATTTGATGTACACTGGAATCTCTGAGTAAAACATGCAGCTCCCAACTCTTGGGTGCTGTGAGACTATCCACTCTACAACTAAGTTTCCGAATTATCCTTTAACCATATACTTGCAACTAACATTACAAAGTTTTAACAACActtctcaggggcggatccaggattttgctaaggggggGAGCACACAAGTAGAAGTCACACCACAGTGTGTAAAGCACACTCCACAAAATGTGAAGCATGAGCTCCCTAGGTGAATCTGGGGGAATGTCCCTCCAGGAAATTTAgaaaattaacattctgagattgaatttggtagaaatttgttgatagttcaaacactggaagatactgagttaaaaaccagaatTAGTGTAAAGGTCTAGGCTGCTccctaaggaaattttgaaaaattaacattctgagattgaatttggtgacaacTTTTGAATATAattttgttgatagttcaaacactggaaaATACTGAGTTAAAAACTATGCAGAATTAGTTTAAACTGCTGcctaatgaaattttgaaaacttaaCATTGTGAGATAATTTTGACTTTTTAAAAATGCTTATGAAAGTTCAATGCGGAGGCATGAACGCTACTGAGctgtagtagctataaagtctaTAAAGAAATTGActttgagaatgattttggtgctaattttggctgaaattaagtAGAAACTTTTAGAATTAGAATAACTGAGGTCCCCtgcacaagcatcacaaaaattttaaGCATATAGATAATCCTGTGTGCAGCTGCATCTCCACTATAGCCACTAGGGTGTGGATAGAGTCAttaactcaatttagaacagATGACACattgttttataattatgttactcttgactgttttattagagtaaattactGTTCTAAACATATAGAAGGTGCTCTATCCCACCTACTGTTCCCCTTGTGCTGCATATGGGTAACAATTTGCTAcagacacatttattatattacacatagtCATAAACTGCATAAAAATATTTGAATTATGTCTGAGGTGCCTAGCTATGTTGAATGAGCAACAGTTAAAAAATTCTGAGGGGGGGCGGCACTGACCCCCCGCCTCCGATACATAACTAGTAAGTATGCACTAGTGGTATGGAATGGTTATTGAGTAAttatattacagtggaacctctctgtTATGGacacccagaatttttggccactttttgctgtaatgtaGAGGTtttctctttcagaggtaaaatatGTAAGAAgtcagacctgttgggacctggaggttttttctattgtgtccttaattcggggagtttgttaaacTGTAGACATGTAATTAAGGCTGTAAAATGGGTAAATCAATGTGTATGGTTTTATCACTATAGATGTGCTCTGTTTATTTACAATTTGACTGAAATATATACGCAGGGAAGTAATTATATACCTATGTATATCCTTATAAGGAAATTTTATTCCAGTAAAGTGTACTGAAGGTTAATGACAATAAAATGTAtacttattatgaactcttgctaatagcTATTAatattggcaaaaaaaaaaaaaaaaagccgaCCAGTTGAAACGATTGAGATTTACGTAAGCGGTTGACCATTTAATCACGTGGTGTATATTGTCACGAGGTTGGCCGACCACTTGCTGACAGGGCGTGATCAAGAAAGGTCACTCGTTTTCGTGTTGAAGTTCCCAGCTATTATGTTCAAGCTACTCGTGTTCGTTGTTTTGCTATGGAGTTTTCCGGCTACGCTATGCAATGACTTGGAAGAGACTTCACGTGCCAGGGTGCGTGCCGCAGGAGCAGAATTGGTCGGCCAATACTTCTACCCTCGTCTCATtcaaagtgtaaaaagtttcaagCTATCCGACACAGTAACCCTAGGACAGTATCAAAATCTTGCTAACAGTGACAGTGTAATAAAGTGCGGAGAGCATTTCAGTAAATTCATTGCCAGTTTAAATACGAGCCATCAACTTCAATATTACATGGATTCATTTGGAAAACCAGAGGCTGGAATTTTGTATGGTAACTATATATTCCTTGGCAATTATGACGAGTGCATTCTGATCGGAGACACTGACTTTTGTCTCTTCCCTTATAATGTAACTGTGTACGATCCTTTGAATCATAAAAATATCAGCGAAGTGTTTGATTTAGGGATGTGTTATCCAGAACTATGTAGTGCACAGGATTTTTATGCATTAGTTAACTATTATGTTTTTACTGAACTTCACAATTTGAACTTTTCTGCTATTGGCATCAACGCCACCATCGAGTCAGTCTTAACTGGACCATCATGTCCCTGGAGAAATCTTAAATGGACTGCAAGTTCCATTATAATGTTATTTGTATGTTGTTTAATGGCAAGTCTTGTGCTGCTTGGAACTCTAGTGGACATACTAATTTGGGCATTTGACATCTTGCACAAACACCGGCAATGTAATGAAATGAAGGCACCAATTACACTGGCTGAGTCAGTATCTGGTGATGAAAAGGAATCAATAAACGACGAAGAGCCGCTGATTAATTCACAGCCTAAGAGGCAAGAGTACGGTTACAAAAGGAGTGATTTGCAGCATAGGCTAATGGAATTTGGAAAGGATCTAATTTTGTCATTTTCTCTTTACAAGACTATTCCAACTATCATGGCAACATTCCAGCCTCCAAATGCGATCACAAGCATTAATGGAATACGTGTGATTAGTATGTTCTGGGTGATCCTGGGTCACACATTCCTGTGGGGTTTGTTCTACCGGGTCACAGACGATGCTGTCTATGCTATTGAAAATGTCCCCAAGAAATTTGCTTTCCAGCCAGTAGCTAATTCATACTTATCTGTAGATAGTTTCTTTGTGATGAGTGGTCTACTTTTATCCTATTTGGGGATCAAGGAG
The nucleotide sequence above comes from Dysidea avara chromosome 3, odDysAvar1.4, whole genome shotgun sequence. Encoded proteins:
- the LOC136249900 gene encoding doublecortin domain-containing protein 2-like, producing MSATIPCLMEVSHMSQLQELKKAKKIYLYKNGAGQDVAKMMVINDRVVKDFPALLSYATTGLKAPVAIRNLYTPQNGHRIGTLDDIQPGQVYVAAGQERFKKIRYGAPRLLPRRRGNLVPARTDQAVVASARYKKPTLKPFHIHVFRNGDEKFQGVKILLTTRTLYSMDHVLELVMEKAELFTPASRLCNMDGRPVKSLSELENGKHYVAIEGNKPFKRVKYCVFDTIPESKKLGTSGPIAGKTRLSTGGGYLIPHPPLTKPAVRKFSRHERPMGGRKDKEKREKALEDQRADSVIGATIIQKNRIRTKPTPLSTSSQPLHNRKLETDGSHHTSTLPQSTIAENTTVPDSSPVAESTLLQSTADSSEVHMGTSPVTSTHQTMFHASEKNNESPTKAFEEEPTNGVFKSKLEIHNAEGVHEAQDIEVEQPIDHEQAQEVEEPSQTDAATVESSNKVVSTHGTPVTTAQQQSPLKSDSGQLSPPKRSNPHSRSGNNSKLSSKSGDSLEAGHNSPTKSNQPSRTGHVDSKRSKERTPISRTSHHEDT
- the LOC136249898 gene encoding nose resistant to fluoxetine protein 6-like produces the protein MFKLLVFVVLLWSFPATLCNDLEETSRARVRAAGAELVGQYFYPRLIQSVKSFKLSDTVTLGQYQNLANSDSVIKCGEHFSKFIASLNTSHQLQYYMDSFGKPEAGILYGNYIFLGNYDECILIGDTDFCLFPYNVTVYDPLNHKNISEVFDLGMCYPELCSAQDFYALVNYYVFTELHNLNFSAIGINATIESVLTGPSCPWRNLKWTASSIIMLFVCCLMASLVLLGTLVDILIWAFDILHKHRQCNEMKAPITLAESVSGDEKESINDEEPLINSQPKRQEYGYKRSDLQHRLMEFGKDLILSFSLYKTIPTIMATFQPPNAITSINGIRVISMFWVILGHTFLWGLFYRVTDDAVYAIENVPKKFAFQPVANSYLSVDSFFVMSGLLLSYLGIKEMERRKGKFPYLFFYVHRVLRLSPAYYFVLFAYYKILPHVGSGPLWIIEDIARCDKYWWTNILYINNFYPTKFSDQCYGVTWYLANDMQFFIISPIFLVLLYHFWYVGLAAIGGTMMLSFITIGTLAGIKNPNANLLQGSLPINGTSADISDFAYSNIYEKPYCRINAYLIGVLLGFVLYKKWKVPGNFWVRLGIHGALWVAAAIFCSLIAYGQYQTWNDHPFNKAENVLFFMFNRTVWSTGIAVVIYLCHNNFGGAINTFLSWGVWVPLSRLTFMAYLSHPIILTVIYSTMRSQFLYTHYYLSMLVVAAVVLSYSLALAFASFVEYPLANVESAVYKFAGIKRRK
- the LOC136249902 gene encoding uncharacterized protein; translated protein: MKAESIVRSLRKSYVDTQKASPQTVVDRQWMTKYMRNKFIFFGLKKPLRVGADKLVLDEYKAQLQNRSVLLQLLPLLWEQDEREFQHFGGEVARKYRQELLGKTELEFNEAIDCIHHLITTRSWWDTIDMLASNVVGYFVKQRPKLGIAVMDKWKKDDNIWLRRTAILHQLNYKGDTNQAWLFDCCKLQAHETEFFIQKAIGWALREYAKTNPSAVRKFVTQNKQKLSRLSTREAMKHL
- the LOC136249901 gene encoding elongation factor 1-alpha — protein: MGKEKIHINIVVIGHVDSGKSTTTGHLIYKCGGIDKRAIEKFEKEAQEMGKGSFKYAWVLDKLKAERERGITIDIALWKFETVKYYITVIDAPGHRDFIKNMITGTSQADCAVLIVAAGVGEFEAGISKNGQTREHALLAYTLGVKQLIVGINKMDSTEPPYSEARYNEIVKEVSTYIKKIGYNPKAVAFVPISGWHGDNMLEESDKMKWFKGWAVERKEGNASGKTLFNALDSILPPQRPTDKPLRLPLQDVYKIGGIGTVPVGRVETGILKPGMVVTISPAAITTEVKSVEMHHEALTEALPGDNVGFNVKNVSVKEIRRGMVAGDSKNDPPLEAKNFTAQVIILNHPGQISNGYAPVLDCHTAHIACKFAEIKEKCDRRSGKKLEDNPKFVKSGDAAIVVLVPSKPMCVEAFSSYPPLGRFAVRDMKQTVAVGVIKEVEKQEAKSGKVTKSAQKAGGGKKK